The Coffea arabica cultivar ET-39 chromosome 10e, Coffea Arabica ET-39 HiFi, whole genome shotgun sequence region GTATTTGGCTAAAATCCGATCTAGACTTTCGCGAATACAAAGAGTCAAAAGAATATAATGTTCTCATCGTTTTAAGGGGTCATCAAAGTTGGACATTAACAAGAATGTTTTAGGGTCTACTTGGAAGCCATGCTTTTTGTGTAGTTTtttttataagttttttaataactttaactacaataatctaaaaaaactcttcaaagtttttttAAATACACACCTCAAATATCCAAACACATACAAAAattttttcccttcctttttcttcttcttctctacACCTTATTCTCCCACCACCTCCACCATCATCTCGCCACCGGTCGTCACCTTCACCAGCACccgtgactctttttttttttttttttctttcctctctcgcTCTTTCCTCCTCCTTCCTCATCCCTCTTCCCTCTTCCCTCTTCCTTCTAGCCTCTTCCCATCCTCCTTCGAGGAAGGGAAGGGTTCCAAGAAGGAGAGGGGGGTGGTGGGGGAAGGGCGGAGGAGGAGGGATAAAAGAGAGGAGGAAGAGGGAGGGAGGAAGGGAGAAGGAGTGAGAGAGGGAGGAAAAAAGGTTGACTCTAGTTCCGGCACCGACGATGGGGAGGGGGAAGTGGGGTGGTAGCAGTGGGGAGGGAGGAAGGaggggagagagagggaggaagaagaaatgaaagaggaaaaggagaaggaaaaagaaaaaaaagggaaaggggaaagaaaaaagaaaaaagaaaaattattttcccaattctcaaatacacaaaaaaaaaatttgtttctactgattctacagtaagttatactaaaattttatataaatatccaaaaaaacaTACCTTTCAAACGGAGTATTAGTTTCCACAAGTCTTTCCCAAAATTTCCACATCAATTGACGCACGTCGTGTCAAATATGGAGAACCAATGGGAGTCATCTATGGTAGAAAGGTACTGATGCTCCAACCAAAAGAGCGTACGATGCGAAAACATCACGGGCACACATGGAGGAAGCATTCTCTATTAGAAGGCAGGCCCACGTCTAAACTCCCATGGCAAAGCAGAAATATTTGATGTGATTTGTGGCAGGTCTCGATGATAAATGAATTTTatataaacttttttttattgttaaagtatattaaaaaatttacattataatttttatattaataGTTATAATGCTTAAGGTTGATTATgttgaaaagtaaaaaataaaaataaaatgaatagcTATTTCGACAGCTTGTATCTAAGTAGTTCAACTAAAAATGCCTAAATACATGGGTAAAAATTGATGGAttaaaaataacttaaaaaatgAACTTCTTGGTCCAAATATAGAATTGTATATTTGGAACGAATGTTCCGCATGGtagggaaaaatataataaataactgtgtagacaccaaaaattttgctaattcattcattttatatatttatcattattattatctttcattaaaaaaagaaaataaaagaaaaagaaagaaaaaaatgaaaaatttatttaaacaaaatcattttttttgtttgcttgGTTTTGTAGGaaaaagctgaaaaagaaaagaaggaaaaaaaatagaaaatgaaaaatgcagtttttgcacaaaaaaaaaaaaaaaaaaaactgttccACGCCTGCGTGGCTTCATCTTCACACTTCGCACAAAGAAGCAACGCAACAGTACAGAAGTTGCAGTTggaaattttgatcaaatttcatttggttttctttcttttctttttccccaagcCTTGGCCACCTCACCCTCAATCCTTATCAAGAAAGTTCTGGTACAAAATCCATCAAATGGCTCTAAAATGTCCAGCAAGACTAGCGCTCATAACAGCCCTTGAGATGAGGGTTTAACAAattttatctcatataaatGGCAACAAAAACGCAGCCATTAGGGTGAGGAGAAGGAGAGGAGGTGGAAAGACAGAAAGGGAGAGAGCGAggaaaggaaaacagagaaggaaaagaggaatttttctgcaaaaaatctggaaaaacgaGCTGGTGAACCAGCTCTCTTCTAATCCGGATTTCTCTTTCATTTGACCTCCTTTTAGAGTAGTTATTTTTTTACACATTCTAGGGATAGAGAGAAAGAACTTTCGTGTTGAAACTTTTCCCAGATAATCACTATACGCCCCTCAAATTGAAGCCTGAACTGGGCTCTTCAAAATCTTGTTTTTGCAGAAAGTTGAGCCAGGGTTGATGAACCAACCCTGTTCGTCGCCCTATTTCGACAAATCTCAGCCTCCTTTTGAGGAGATTATTTTTTCTACAATATCCACAGTGGTAGAGGagaaacttttgtttgaaaCTGTCCCGAAAAAACATCTCTAAATGCCTTGAATTCGAGCTCAAATTTCCTCGTTTCCACAACTCTAAGCACAACTGTAGCAACCTGGCTTTTGCTCTTGGGTGAAGTTGGCACGTTTCTTGGAAATTTACACTGCTATTTCAACTTCTATAAGCCTCAGAGGTAACCCTCactcacttttctctctttgctcCAACTCGTTTGCAAGTAAAGTTTCAGAAATCTTGCTCTCTTTGGTTCATGATGCATGTTCTTGTGCTTGTGTTTGGAACTAGAAATCTTGCGTTAATGTTTGAGGTTGCATAGCCTCATGTGTTTAGATCAGGGGCGGATTTAAGGTGGGGGCACGGGCCCCCACTGCCCCCCCTTAAATCcttataatataaatacatATTTAACTTAGTTTTGACTATGCCCCCACTTGGCCACTTcccaaattttattttctacTATGTTCCAATTCGTCCCCCCACATGCCACAATCATCGGCAGTTCTCTTTCTTAATACACAATTTATTGGTCCTACTTTTTTTGTCCTCACTTGGCCACTTCCCACCTTTCTTATTCCACAATCCATACCCGACGTCTCTTTCTTGGTTCCTATTTTCCTTCCTCCGTCATTTCGTCCTTTGGTTTCTTATTCCCAATTTTCTTCCTCCGTCATTTAATCCATTTTCCTTTCTCCGTCATTTAGTCCTCTGGTTTCTTATTCCCAATTTTCCTTCCCAATTTAGTCCTCTGGTTTCTTATTCCCAATTTAGTcctctaatttctggtttcctattTTCCCCTCAAGACCCCAACAGAGCCACAATCGGGAGACCATCTACAACTCTGCCACtgatttgcaattctttccacCAATTTTAGAAGACCATCTGACCATCAAAATCAGGTTCTAACTTCTAAACAATtacttcttattattattattttaaatttgttggCAAATATATTTCTAGAGCATGAGACTATTACTGttttaaataaatttgaaaactGATTAGTTAATGTAACAACTaataaatgggttatttgataaatattttaacttgtgaaatggtgcttttatggattatggatatataatttatttttattttccttgatTAGTTTCTTATATTGGAGTTAATGTAATGATGAATAGAGGGCCATTTGACATATATTTAACTTTTAAATTATTCTTGTATGGATTCTTTTGAGTTTTTATCTAATTGACTTGATTAGGTTCATATGTTGTGATTATTGATTTGATATATTAAATTAGTAATGAATAAATAACTTTAAATTGTGAAATAGTTTTTGGATAGATTTTATTTtacatttaatattttaattggaTCAGTATCTTATATattgattttaatttctttagcTATGGAGAGATATTTCAAGAGGAAATCAATGGAAAAAGAGTCATCTAATAAAAAAGAAGCCCAGGATAATGAAAGTgcaaaaaatgacaataaaagAAATTGCTTGGGGATTAACTTCGATGAATTACCTGCTGATCCagcccaaagaaaaaaaattggggaTTATCATCCAAACCTTCAAGATGAAATTCGGAGATATTACTTACAAAAGGCACCATGTCAACCTCGTGAGCATGTTTTTCcacaaagaaaaataggaaaaaagatGTGTAGATTTGTTCGGGGCTGGTTTGATGATTACAAGAATTGGTTAGAATATAGTATTGAAAAAGATGCCGCTTATTGCTTATGCTGTTATCTATATAGACCAGATGTGGGCGAACAATCTGGTGGTGATAGTTTCATTAAGGAAGGATTcacaaattggaaaaaaaaaggatagatTTGATGTTCATGTTGGTGGTCCTAATAGCGCACACAATCTGAGTTGGAGTAAGTGTCAAAGTTTATTAATCAAAATCAGCACATCGAAGTGGCATTTTTTAAGCAATCAGAGAAAATGAAGGTTGAGTATCGAACTCGTTTATTAGCCTCAATAGATTGTGCTAGATTTCTCCTATACCAAGGTTTGGCTTTTCGTGGTCATGATGAATCTGATATCTCTGAGAATCaaggaaattttcttgaacttttgcGCTTCCTTGCGGGTCATAATGATGACATAAAAAAGGTTGTTCTTGAAAATGCTCCTAAAAATCTCAAAGTCATTGCTCCAGATATTCAAAAGGATATTTCAAATGCTTTGGCAAGTGAGACTACAAGCATTATTGTAAATGACATTGGACATGGACTGTTTGCTATTTTATGTGACGAATCTCGTGATGCATCAACAAAGGAGCAATTAGTAGTTGTTATACGTTATGTGGATTCACATGGGTATGTGATTGAGCGTTTTCTTGGCATTCTACATGTAAGAGATACTACTGCTCTTTCACTTAAGAAAGCAATTGATGTTTTATTTTCAAAGCATGGTTTGAGCATATCACAAATCCGTGGTCAAGGTTATGATGGTGCTAGTAACATGCGAGGTGAATATAAtggtttaaaaactttgatcaTGAAGGAAAATGGTTCTACATATTATATTCATTGTTTTGCACATCAGCTGCAATTGTCACTTGTAGGGGTTGCAAAGAAACATGTTCAAGTCTCTTCTATGTATAATACATTGTCTACCTTAGTGCATTTTCTTGAAGGTTCATCTAAAAGACAAGAAATTCTTAGAGAACAACACCTTAAGAAAGTCGTTGATGATCTAATGACTGGAGACCTTGAGAGTGGTCGGGGTTTAAATCAAGAAACTAGCCTTTAAAGAGCTTGTGATACACGTTGGAGTTCACATTTTGGCTCGTTGTTAAAGTTGGTTCTTATGTATAATTCTGTAATAGATGTTCTTTTGATAATTGAAAATGATGGTTTGGTGGAGCAAAGAGGTCAAGCATATGCACTTCTTAATTCTTTGCAATCTTTtgaatttgcatttattttgcaCTTGATGAAGAAAATCATGGGAATAACGAATGCACTATCTGAAGCATTACAAAGAAAGGATCAAGATATTGTGAATGCTATGGGTCTAGTCAAAGTTTCCAAGCAACAATTACAAGCTACTAGGGAAGATGGTTGGGATTTTTTGCTTGATGATGTTTGTTCGTTTTGTGAAAAACATGAGATCATCATTCcgaaaatggatgaaatattcATTAATAGTGGGAGATCTCGAAGAAAAGTTCAGCAAATTACAAACCTTCACCACTATCGAGTTGAGCTATTTTGTGCTGAGATAGATTTACAACTCCAAGAACTCAACAATCGGTTCAATGAAGTCAATATGGAGTTGCTTCTTTGTATGGCATGCTTGAACCCAAGTGATTCCTTTGCAGCATTTGATAAGAAAAAGTTGATTCGTCTTGCAGAACATTATCCTTGTGAATTTTCTAAGTTGGATATTCTTGCACTTGACATTGAATTGGATACTTATATTAATGACTTGAAATCAGCTAAGGAATTTctcgatttaaggaaaatctcTGATCTAGCTCAAAGGTTGGTAGAGACTAAGAGAGATATTGTGTATCCATTGGTTTATATGCTCTTAAAGTTAGCTTTGATTTTGCCTGTTGCTACAGCTACAGTAGAAAGGGCTTTTTCAGCTATGAATATAGTGAAGAATCGGTTACGAAATAGAATGGGAGACATTTGGATGAATGATtgtttagttacttatattgagaaaaatatacttcgtgaagttcaaaatgagaaagttgtaaaccgttatcaaaatatgaaaactcgtcgtgagcaattgtaaatagtttagtttggttttgaaataaaattattattacattaatagttttgattttatttttttacttttttcatgGATTATACgtatcatttgtacttgttggtgaatttatttatttttttgctgaaaaaactagaaaaagagtaaataaaaaaaatttagtattaTTTTTGCCCCCACTAAGATTTCTTTCTGGCTCCGCCCCTAGTTTAGATCCGAAATTTGGGAATTAATTTGGTAGGGTTTTTGGGCTTGATAAGCTTCCAAATTTACAGCAAAAATCGAACACGCTTGCatggaattttttaaaaatccaaaacTAGTGAGAACTTGTAGAAATGAGTTGGTCCAATGCTAGACTCTTAAGGCTGCCTATGCGTTAGAATTACATGTTTGTAtgacatttattgcatttcatgcatatttttatttttagggtCCTTTTCCCACCTTGCCTGTATATTATTTCCCTTATCCCTATGTGCGCGAAACGTGACATTTAAAtttgcattccatttaagaaaTTAGAAAGtaggaagtttatttgtttGACTGGGTTAGGAAAGTCACCCTTCAAATATGGAAAATGAACGAGTATGTCTtcttaaccttagcacgctcttTTCCCCTCTATAAGAAGGAAAATTTGAGTTACGAATTTTAGTATCCCatacccgttatgttgcatttCCCTTTTtataggtcatgtatatttatttatatattataactTCTTTTTCGAGTCTTATCTTTTGCATATTCATAACCTCTtctaaaaatcattttttagCGTTGCAATTAGTGTGATTTacaccaattaaattttgaagagatatttcgacTCTACCGATACCTCCTAAGTCTAGACTCGCATCCATATAGAAGCATTCTAATGTAATAAGTTTTATAAATTAgaccaagaaaattttcgactaaattTCGCAACTAACCTTGCCTAGGTTGGAAGGGTGCCTTAAGTTTGAATTTATCAAATCTTTGCCTTCcgtttcttcaaccgtgactcccgaacccttttctcttgttttcaaagatctgAAGTCATCTAAAagaggttttatttatttttttatttaaaaatatattttgggtaattttgtacaactaaactcaataccaagcgatgactcctatttttcctagaaaaccctttttagactattattttgggcccaaaccgtcgcattttctAAGTTCCATATTAgaccctttttctttatttattttctaaaatcaaaatctaattttttcaacacctaaattttattttaaaaaatggggtgcgacaAACTGCATTCCAATTAATAGTGGCATAATTTTGACTAAACCGCTGtataaattattatttaaaaaattttaaaaagatatTTTGCTGATACTAAATTTATTAGTCTCTTTACTCTTGCAAGGAAATTCAGTCATAGGGCCCACCCTCCGACTCGTGCTGTGCGTTCGCCAGTACGCATTCTCACCATATTATCATCCCAATGAAGGCGATGGTTTGTCTCCACGGGTTGGCTCGAATGGTCGCAAGCTAGTTGTTACGAATCTGATGATTGTGTGTTCGAGCCTCCCTTCTACCGGTTATGTATCCTTGGAGGTGGGATGCACAGCCACATGGGGATTAGTCCAACGTAAGTTAGTATACTTActgtgttgaaaaaaaaaagaaggcgaTGGTTTGTTTGTTAGACTTGAATCCGTCTAAAAACCATAAAATGCTTGGACATCAATTGATAGTAGTTGACTGCATTTGATCTTGAGATACATATATGGAATCTGAATTGAAGTTAAAATGGTATATTTCAGTCCCATAAAAGTGTCACACTTTCTCATCGTCGGTTCTATTTGTAAGTTTAGTCAACAGAAATGGAGAGAACATGCAATTACTTCCCTGTGGGACTTTTATTGGCTACCTGTCTAGTAGCCATAATAGGAGCCACTATCATTACTGATAAATCTACCCTTGTGACATTAAAAGACCACATAGTTTATGATCCTCACTTAATCTTTGGTCCATTTCTTCCTCTGTTTGTGATTGGATTGGAGTTACTTATAACTCTAGTTGTCAAAGAGTGGTGACCTTAAATATTTCCAACATGATTTTGAAGGCACGATTCCTCCACAGCTGGGAAACCTTTCATTTCTTATTTCTCTCGACCTGAGCAACAATAGTTTTCATGGTTATTTGCCAAAAGGATGTCTCATTTGCGCCAACTAAGTTTCATGGCTTTAAGCAACAATAATCTCGTGGGAGAATTCCATCATGGCTGGGTGTCTTGGATAGACTTCAACACCCATCCTTGAAACAAAATTCTTTTGTTGATCATCTTTCTACTAACATATGCGACAATCTTCAAAATCTAAAAGCGTTTGATATGTCTTCAAATCAGTTAAGCGGTGAAATACTATCACGTTTAGCAAATTGCTCCAGATTGGAGTCGTTATCTTTGTCATCCAACCAGTTCAACGGGTCCATACTTAAAGAACTTGGGAGGTTAAAAATGCTTGAGGAGCTAGATCTTGCGGTTAACTTTTTAGAAGGTAATATTTCTTGGTTAATTTATTCCTTTACTGGATGCTATATTTAAATTTGGTCACTGTAGATCATATTTCTTGTGCTACAATCTCTTGATTGTTGCCAATTTAATGTTAAAAGATTTACTTAATTAAGGAGATCAGAGGAGATGATCTGCCCAAATATGCAGCTATTGCTCAAGAAGAGTTGGGCAATCTTCACAATTTGAGGATCTTGCCCATAAAAACCAGCCATATTGTGGGAATGCTCATTACCTTGAACTGGTCATATGTGAATAAGTATCTAAGAATTGTTATTTTTGTGCTACTTTAGTTGCTCCTTAGTCCACATCGatgtttgaatttcaaaaaattgccCATGCTAAGTTTTGGCATTGTTTGCAGTTTGTACCATGAACTTTGTTGCACTTTTGACTCCGGAGAGAATGCGTACTCTCAGTGTCCATCTTCATGAAATAATATAGGTAGAGGGGCTGGGACCAGGCTTTACTTCCTAAAATTACTCTTGCGATTTTAATTACTTCTTGCCTCCTCCTTtccttctttatttcttttctctcatttGTTTTTCCTATTAATTTTCTTCCCTTATTTTCTGTTCTATTTTGCCCATTCTaatcaagggataatttcaaaaacctcccccaAGATTTTTCATAATATCACTCAGCTCCCCTgagatttttaaaatctcacttacctcccttggaTTGATATTTCTTGTAACATTTTAACCCCTTTAGAGGAattacaagaaagataaaacttTCATTCCAATACTAGTCTTATGTTATCCTACTTATGGAATTTacaacaacaataaaaaataagataagGTTAAATTTTTAGAAGGTGTAAATTTCTTGACGTaaactatttattttagttgcattgaaacaaaagcaaaatttaCACATTGAAAAATTCACACATATGAAGagattattttagttttcaataTAATTTAAACTACACCAtgaattaaaatatatttctccAAAAAATATCTTGactttcttaattttaattGTGTACGAAATTTTTTAAGGTGTTAATTACTCTCCAAAAGCCTCATAAGTGGTTGATcttgattagatttaatttatTCACGTTCTTTGCTACCATGACCCCAATGTAAAGAAATATGGACCATTATTAGCTagcaatttattttttaatttatattttttgctcttaatatttattttattttgactttttgattaAATAGTTATTAAGAGTAAGGGTAATGTTGTCAATTTATGACCTTTGATAGGAATATTTAATCATGTTAAGTTGACAAGAGaggtaagtgagattttaaaacGTTGAGGGgagttgagtgatattatgaCAAACTTCAGggaaggtttttgaaattatccctctaATCAATTATACATGTGCCTGAATAATTTAGTTTATAGATAAAAATGATATGTAATACAAGAAACGAACTAACTATAACCTAAATTAATCTATCAATTGTAagtattaataaattaaaaaaaattatgacaaaataaaagaatgggTTAAAGAATGACAAAATCCCCCAGAATTCCAtcatataataatatacatgtTGCTTGTATACTAAAGCACATTTAACGTAGAAATTATATTTATTAAGGCACAGGTGCGGCAATTAGAGTTTGTAATTGATCAATTACCAATAGTAAGAAATTGCTTAGTAGCGGCAAGAGAGAATGAAAAAAtgcaataaaaataagaaataaaaagagagatcaaaaaaataaaaaatgaaaaggaaaaagaaaattaaaaataagtagACTTGCAAAGGTGATtttcttcttgaacttgaaggAGAGGATAAATAGGCTATCTCCATAAATTGAAGGTCTTCACCATAATTGTTAAGTGGGtggttttatcatttttttttgttggttcaACTAGTCAGCAATAACAGTAATCCAAACTATTTTGGTGGGAAAATTTGCCATAATTTTGACTTGTAGGGGCAAACTGGCATGAAATGAATGTCAAGTGGCctaaattcctttttttttttttgaatttgtcAATCTTATACAATTTTTACTGGTGGAAGTTGGCATTAGTTGGCTTATGCTGTAACATAATAGCTTGTTTGGATCTCTCAGGGAAAGTTCATGTGAATTGCTTCCTAAACTTGGAAGTTCATGTCTacaaataaataatttggaTGGCCAAGTACCAGAAagctttttcaaaaaattccccGCTTTAAATTCCTTACATAGGGATCAATAAATTCAACGAGCAAATACCAAGGGGATTAGAAATTTAATCTGTGCTTAAGAGGCTGTATCTAGAGACGATAGACATAACCAGTCAAGTTAGGGTGGTTAAGGTGCAGCCTGTGGAGAAGGAGATATAAAGCGAGGTGAGAGGGCTCAACAATCACATTTCCTCTCTTGGAACCAACGAAGAGGGAACCTGAGGTATTCCAATGGAGACTTTTGAGGGAAATGAAATAATTGCAATGTCAGTTGATAAGACGGTGGATTTTTCAGATGCATGTGCAGCAGACAAAGGCTTTGGAGAAAGTAGCGATAATTGTCCTCAAGGACAGGCACGTGACAATCTGGTCGAAGGATTAAAAGAGAACCAGTAGGCTCATAAGGGAGGAATCTATCTGGGCCAAACCACTGAGGCCCATAGTTGCATTGTGTATGGGCCCATATGAAAAGGTTAGTAGGCCAAACAATTCTAATTCTCATGATCAGGAGAATCAAGCAGACCAAGGACCTAGAATACTAAACAGAGATGCAAGGGACATGATCCAAGATGTAATTAAGAATAAAAGTAATGGCGATTCTTATCGAGAAAAAGATCCTTCATAGTATGGGAgcatgaaaatggtacaaatgTATCGTCCAATATTGATGATTTGGAAAATGGAAGAAGGAGGACTATAGAAGAAGAGGGGGGTTAGATGATTGTGATAGGCTTAGCAAAAAGAAGCGCATGGAAGTTGTTCTTTTGGAATCTTCGATTCAAACGGCAAAGGTTGCTAGGCAACCCCGCCGAGAGCCATGAATCTCCTAGCTTGGAATTGCTGGGGCTTGGGGAAGCCCCAGGCAATTCGAGCACTTCTTAGTCTTGTTCAGACTGAGTTCCCcaaaattatctttttatcagAAACAAAATTGATGCAAAGGGAGATGGAAAGAGTTAGATGGAAAATTGGCTTTAGTAAATGGTTTCTTTGTTGATAGGCCTGGATTGAGTGCGGCATTGGCTCTATTGTGGAATGAGGAAGTTGACTTGATGATTGCTAGTTATTCCAGAGGACATATTGATGTTATAATATCTGATGAGGAAAGTGGTCTCAAGTGGAGGCTGACTAGTTTCTATGGACACACAGATGTGGTGAAAAGGAAAGGTTCTTGGGAACTTCTTTCCATGCTAAGTGACAATATCCATTTACCATGGTTATGTTTTGGGGATTTTAATGAAGTTCTTGAAAGGGACGAAAAATTTGGTAAATTGGAGAAAAATTGGTCTGAAATTTATGAATTCAAAAGGACAATTGATGAAGTAGGACTAATGGATTTGGGATTTAAGGGTAATAAATTTACATGGTGCAATAGAAGAGAAGCTGATGCCACAGTGTATTTACGGCTAGACAGTGCTTTGGCAAACTTAGGATGGCAAAACCTATGCCCAGGAATGGAGGTTAAGCATCTGGCTGCTTCTCATTCGGACCATGTTCCTATCAAAGtggaaataaaaagatgaaaagGCAACTTGCGAGTACGTAGACATAAAAGACTTTTTAGATTTGAAGCCTTGTGGTTGCAGGATGATGAATGTAGCCAAATTGTTTGAGAGCACTGGCAGAATGATGAGACAGATTTAATTGATCGCATACATAGAAGTACATTGGATATGGGAATTTTTTTGGGTAGTTGAGGGAAAAGGAAATACGAAAATATAAAAGAGCAATTATCCTGAAAACATGATATGCTTAAGAGAGTCCAGTGTAATCCAAATTCTAATCCCtctgatgaatctcaattgatTAAAGAGATTGATGGGTTATTGGCACAAGAAGAGATTTATTAGAAATAGAGATCAAGAGCTGACTGGCTTAATAGTGGGGATCACAATACTGTTTTCTCCATAacaaagcaaacaaaagaaGAGCGAGGAACTCGATTGTCTGAGAGATGACAGGGGCATGTGGTGCAAAAAGcttgaagaaatagaaaatattaTCTATGCCTATGTTACAGAATTGCTCTCAACAAAAAAGGGAACAAGATCAAGAAGGTGGATGTTTCATTGACAAGAGGATTTCTGAAGATATGGAGGATTTTTTATTGAAGAAATTTGAAGTGGCAGAGGTTAAGGCTGCCCTATTTGAAATGCATCATTTAAAGGCACCAGGGCTAGATGGTCTACATGCTAtcttttatcaaaaattttggtcaattgTTGGTGAAGATGTAGTTAATGTGGTTTTGGGAGTTCTGAATGGAAATCTGAGAataaaaaagattaatcaaACCTTCATTGTCTTGATTCCAAAGGTGAAGAATCTGGAAAGAGTCACTGAGTTCAGACCGATTAGTTTGTGTAATGTCATATACAAACTAATCTCCAAAACTCTAGTGAATCACTTAAAGCAAATTCTTCCGATCATCATAGATGAGGCCCAAAGTGCTTTTATTAAGGGGTGGCAAATCACAAATAATTTTATCATAGCCTTCAAAACTTTTTATTCAAT contains the following coding sequences:
- the LOC140015368 gene encoding uncharacterized protein, which gives rise to MYNSVIDVLLIIENDGLVEQRGQAYALLNSLQSFEFAFILHLMKKIMGITNALSEALQRKDQDIVNAMGLVKVSKQQLQATREDGWDFLLDDVCSFCEKHEIIIPKMDEIFINSGRSRRKVQQITNLHHYRVELFCAEIDLQLQELNNRFNEVNMELLLCMACLNPSDSFAAFDKKKLIRLAEHYPCEFSKLDILALDIELDTYINDLKSAKEFLDLRKISDLAQRLVETKRDIVYPLVYMLLKLALILPVATATVERAFSAMNIVKNRLRNRMGDIWMNDCLVTYIEKNILREVQNEKVVNRYQNMKTRREQL
- the LOC140015134 gene encoding uncharacterized protein; amino-acid sequence: MPLIAYAVIYIDQMWANNLVVIVSLRKDSQIGKKKDRFDVHVGGPNSAHNLSWSLAFRGHDESDISENQGNFLELLRFLAGHNDDIKKVVLENAPKNLKVIAPDIQKDISNALASETTSIIVNDIGHGLFAILCDESRDASTKEQLVVVIRYVDSHGYVIERFLGILHVRDTTALSLKKAIDVLFSKHGLSISQIRGQGYDGASNMRGEYNGLKTLIMKENGSTYYIHCFAHQLQLSLVGVAKKHVQVSSMYNTLSTLVHFLEGSSKRQEILREQHLKKVVDDLMTGDLESGRGLNQETSL